The sequence ACAGTTTAGTGGAAAAGGAATATCAATGCGAAACCTGCAGCAAAAGATTCTCTACGAAAACCCATCTCGCGTTTCACAGAAAAATTCACGTGCCAGACGAGGaaaaaccttttaaatgttCTTACTGTCCACGCACATTTGCTTACAACCACGACTGCGTGCATCACATGCGGTTGCACGTTGGCGAAAAACCGTTTAAATGCTCACAGTGTGACGCAGCGTTTCATCGCAAGTCATACCTAACTGAACACATGTTTGTTCACACTGGTGTGTCGAAATATAGATGTCAAGAATGCATGGTAAGCAGATTTTTATTATCAAGGCAAACATTTTTGCTTGTAAATTCCTCAAGTCTAATAGTTGGACTCGCAAAAGGGATTCGTCGATTTATGATGGATTtcgtataaatttttgtttgtttttggatATTACAAACGTTTGTTTAATGTTACTAAATGTATTTTTGTTCTGTTAGCAATACTTTAAAACCCAACAGATGCTGCAAACGCACGTAAAAAACGTTCATATATTGAAAAAGAAACCTTTAACGAAGGAGGAAAAACTGATGAaagtgaagaagaagaaaaagagtgTTCAACACAAGTATGTTTTCTCACTCTCCACCACAGGTGTAAATTAAGGATACACCCGTAGCTTCCCAAGTTTTgaacaaaatgatttttcagTCAACACTTTATAACCGGAAATTAACGTGCATTGATTTTGTTTATCTTTAGCTTTTGTGtcattaattaattaataattcGTGTTAGTTTTAAATTAGTTGATATCGTGAATAAAAAGCGTAAAAAATGTACGCGAGTAAATATTTGCGCTATTTTTGCACAAGTCAATTTTGGCGATTTGGACTATTCCTcattaaatttcattaaaagaaaacaaaagaactTTTATCGACCGCTTCTCGCATTGCATTACCATTTTAGCACAAGAATATTTTAATTATGCAAATAAACGGCGGTTGTTGCggaaattcatttcccgaacaaatgcATTTTTCCCTTGATTTAATTGACGtgaaaaattgtaaatttttcaACTTTGACCAGGAAAAAAGGATTCAATGTTGCGAAACCTACAATTTTTTGCGGTGAATTAGAGATCGCACTGCAACGAAATAATCAACACCACCTATTCATTCTATCTGTTTTTCatacgttttctttttttttaacaataaacatTACTCTTAGGTGCGAGGAGTGTGGCAAGGAGTTTCGCTTCATGAAAGAATATCATTATCACCAAATCGTCAATCACAAAGAAGCAGTTCAGAAGAAAACCGAAAGCGTCGAACTTACAGAATTTGAGCCAACTATGGTTTATAAATGCAAAAAATGCGAGAAGACCTTTATGTGGCCTTCAACCTTAAAAAAACACGCACAAACACATAAGTTTGatgatttacttgataaatacaTCGAAGTTGTTGTAGATGAACCAGCCTCGTCTAGtaaacgaaaaaaaacaaagaagggAACAAAGCAGGTAAAATCCGATAAAACAGAAGTCGATGAAAACAAGGAAAACCAGGAAAGTTCGAATAAACAAAACGCCGTTGCTTCTAGTGGCGACTTTTGTGATGTTGTTAACGAAGATAAATCTATAGACGAGGCGACGCGTCAGTCGAATGAAGCCGTGTCGGATAATGAAGCCATATCGGATAACGAGGCCGTGTCGGAGAATGAAGCTGTGTCGGAGAATTGTATATATACTTGTGGATATTGCCTGTCTGTGTTTCAAACTGAAGAAGAATTAAATGCGCACGCTATTGAGTCACACAAAGAAGGAGAACTAACTGTCGAAGGACTCATAGTGGTAGGTGAAGATGGAGACACACCCATACTACAGTTACAAGAGGACGGTAATATTCTCCAGGAGGGAGGAGTGTGTATGACTGAAGTGGGGGAGGGTGAGTATATTCTTCAAGTAAACGAGACAGCAGTTCAAAATAAAAACTCGAAGTTTGTTGAACTTCAAGATGCTATAAAAGTAGAGGAGAcggatgatgaagatgatggaACAGATGGTGCCGAAatagtaaaattttatttaaaatccgATTCAGTTGAAGACGAAACAGGAGAATAGAAATTTACTCGTAGATGTTGTGTACATATTTTTAACTTATCGGatattatttattcttttttggaATTTATGTTATTAAACTATTATGTTAATATCTCACCTCCCGAGCAAAAACAAGTTGTGCTTAATAGGTAAGTaaaatatagttaataaagaaaaaaacattcctttctactaaaaattttgtttttgaaagatataaggaattaaaaaataccACAACCATAGGTACGATGGCACTGAAGGGTCACACTTccatataaaaaattgaaacttctatacaaaaaattgaaacttccatacaaaaaattgaaacttccatacaaaaaattgaaacttccatacaaaaaattgaaacttccatacaaaaaattgaaacttccatacaaaaaattgaaacttccaTACAAAAAACTGAACCTTTTATAAAATCTCTCAAGGTTTTAGAAACGTTTTTGGAACTTctacaaaaatttttgaaacttctacaaattgtttttgaaacttttatagcacattttatttttttcataaatatttgaaactctccacagtttttaaaacttgaaaattCTTGATCAAGCCAAATAGAGATGATCTGAGGAAGAGCTGAAGAGGAAGGATGGACGTCATCCGAGACTATTTTGTAAAAGGCTTTTCATATTCTGAAATAATTGGGTTATTGAAACATGTTCATGGGATTGAAATTAGTTTATCGACTCTTAAACGAAGACTCAGACAGCATGGCTTGA is a genomic window of Hydractinia symbiolongicarpus strain clone_291-10 chromosome 14, HSymV2.1, whole genome shotgun sequence containing:
- the LOC130625491 gene encoding putative zinc finger protein 66; amino-acid sequence: MEIAISDPVALKVLDSCVGVDNRRYYKIQWQATWESEEDVAGKYQHLINNYWKSCEGETNDIEAGRTFINTLLQKLNEPDIVTVEKLVEGTTTAETANTEYNITDFYKQVNSPEHKISNEPPPPQNTTKPPPLFPWHRDNGEVRPFKCEECVRSYTTEKKLKDHKRKLHANIGAYQCTICTKVFPTKRNLQNHLNRHTGVGPHACPGCGKRFMTPQELEHHKRQCNSLVEKEYQCETCSKRFSTKTHLAFHRKIHVPDEEKPFKCSYCPRTFAYNHDCVHHMRLHVGEKPFKCSQCDAAFHRKSYLTEHMFVHTGVSKYRCQECMQYFKTQQMLQTHVKNVHILKKKPLTKEEKLMKVKKKKKSVQHKCEECGKEFRFMKEYHYHQIVNHKEAVQKKTESVELTEFEPTMVYKCKKCEKTFMWPSTLKKHAQTHKFDDLLDKYIEVVVDEPASSSKRKKTKKGTKQVKSDKTEVDENKENQESSNKQNAVASSGDFCDVVNEDKSIDEATRQSNEAVSDNEAISDNEAVSENEAVSENCIYTCGYCLSVFQTEEELNAHAIESHKEGELTVEGLIVVGEDGDTPILQLQEDGNILQEGGVCMTEVGEGEYILQVNETAVQNKNSKFVELQDAIKVEETDDEDDGTDGAEIVKFYLKSDSVEDETGE